In a genomic window of Paracoccaceae bacterium:
- a CDS encoding polysaccharide deacetylase family protein → MMLPWTYSATPDRPEGRWPNGVKVALWVAVGVESYRPDEGMTEDILPRGAAPDLVNAAWREYGNRVGAFRLFDSLARTGIPPAVLLNTDLYDQAPAVIAAARAAGAEFVAHGKSNSDSLTDLKGEAEREYVADVRARIGSNEGELPDGWSSPWLAHTPTSLASLTTAGYKYVLDFRLDDQPVWLMSAAGRILSIPYAAELNDSTTMVGRQMNPGTFATALLDEAHEFALSTRPVVMSVVLHSFISGQPWRARPVIAALAEIAAMPEVWATTPKEIYAAVLAEPHLAVG, encoded by the coding sequence ATGATGCTGCCCTGGACCTACTCCGCAACACCCGATCGTCCCGAAGGTCGCTGGCCAAATGGGGTGAAAGTGGCGCTCTGGGTGGCCGTCGGTGTCGAGAGCTACCGACCTGATGAGGGCATGACCGAGGATATTCTGCCCCGTGGTGCGGCCCCTGATCTGGTGAATGCGGCGTGGCGCGAGTACGGGAATCGCGTCGGTGCGTTTCGATTGTTCGACAGCCTTGCGCGTACAGGCATTCCGCCTGCGGTGCTGTTGAACACGGATCTTTACGACCAGGCTCCGGCGGTGATTGCTGCCGCGCGCGCTGCGGGCGCCGAATTTGTGGCGCATGGCAAATCGAATTCCGACAGCCTTACGGATCTGAAAGGTGAGGCGGAACGCGAGTATGTCGCTGACGTGCGCGCGCGCATCGGTTCAAACGAGGGGGAGCTGCCGGATGGCTGGTCGAGCCCCTGGCTGGCCCATACGCCGACCTCTTTGGCCAGCCTGACAACCGCCGGGTACAAGTATGTGCTGGATTTCCGTCTCGACGATCAGCCGGTTTGGCTGATGAGCGCAGCAGGGCGCATTCTCTCGATACCATACGCTGCCGAATTGAACGACAGCACCACGATGGTGGGACGGCAAATGAACCCCGGTACCTTCGCGACGGCCCTCCTCGATGAGGCCCATGAGTTTGCACTGAGCACGCGACCGGTGGTCATGAGCGTGGTCCTGCACAGTTTCATTTCCGGCCAGCCGTGGCGTGCGCGTCCAGTGATTGCAGCCCTTGCGGAAATTGCAGCGATGCCTGAAGTCTGGGCGACCACTCCGAAAGAGATTTACGCCGCTGTTCTCGCCGAGCCGCATCTGGCCGTAGGGTAA
- a CDS encoding amidohydrolase family protein, whose protein sequence is MSAALFRNVHLLDLDHPDGMTAACDLLVEDGRISVIRPNITAPEGVSTIDGKGDLLMPGLVNAHFHSSVNHMKGRLPCLPLEVFMLFESPALETLRPTPRQAYLRTMLGCIEMLRTGTTAVMDDCFFVPEPTPEIIDAVAQAYADSGMRAKLALDEPELSEFEKLPFLEDIAPEQFHASLARRPKLQACALLALYDHLIAQWHGAADGRISAAVSCSAPQRVTPEYFAALDALSRTHDLPFLAHMLETKLQRVLGQEKLGGRSLVQYTHDLGLLSERMQVIHAIWVDAQDLDLIADTGANVAHNPISNLRLGSGVMPLRDMLDRGISVSLGVDEAIADDAVNMWSVMKAAGMIHTLSGDDPDLWPSARQILRAATEGGGHALRQPGLGTLALGAPADLILVDLSTLAFLPLNDLPRQLVHVEQGTSVRLSMVAGRVVAENGHVTSIDETALLAEARVVFDGIAPVLRRAAEEVAELVPIYRAMHDRAAAIDLGFSRKLKQEV, encoded by the coding sequence ATGAGTGCCGCGCTCTTTCGCAACGTGCATCTGCTGGACCTTGACCATCCTGATGGCATGACTGCTGCCTGTGACCTGTTGGTCGAAGACGGCAGGATCTCCGTCATACGGCCAAACATTACAGCGCCTGAGGGTGTTTCGACGATCGATGGCAAGGGTGATTTGCTGATGCCCGGTCTCGTGAACGCTCACTTCCATTCATCGGTCAATCACATGAAAGGGCGGCTGCCGTGTTTGCCGCTCGAGGTGTTCATGCTGTTTGAGAGCCCCGCTTTAGAGACGTTGCGGCCGACGCCCCGGCAAGCCTATCTGCGTACAATGCTTGGATGTATCGAGATGCTGCGCACCGGGACGACTGCGGTCATGGACGATTGCTTTTTCGTGCCGGAGCCGACACCCGAGATCATCGACGCGGTCGCGCAAGCTTATGCCGATAGTGGAATGCGGGCGAAACTGGCGCTGGATGAGCCGGAGTTATCGGAATTCGAAAAGTTGCCGTTTTTGGAGGACATCGCGCCGGAGCAGTTCCATGCCAGCCTTGCGCGGCGGCCGAAACTGCAGGCCTGTGCTCTTCTAGCGCTCTATGATCACCTCATCGCGCAGTGGCACGGGGCGGCAGACGGGCGGATCAGCGCGGCGGTCAGTTGTTCCGCGCCGCAACGCGTCACCCCGGAGTATTTTGCCGCTCTGGACGCGCTGAGCCGCACCCATGATCTGCCCTTTCTGGCGCATATGCTTGAAACCAAGCTGCAACGGGTGCTTGGTCAAGAGAAATTGGGCGGGCGGTCGCTGGTGCAATATACCCATGACCTTGGCCTGCTGTCCGAGCGGATGCAGGTCATTCATGCAATCTGGGTGGATGCGCAGGATCTGGACCTGATTGCCGATACCGGTGCCAATGTTGCGCATAATCCGATCAGCAATTTGCGGCTCGGCTCCGGCGTCATGCCACTGCGTGACATGCTCGACCGTGGGATCAGCGTCTCGCTTGGCGTGGACGAAGCAATTGCTGATGACGCGGTAAATATGTGGTCCGTGATGAAGGCAGCCGGCATGATCCATACCTTGTCTGGCGATGATCCGGATCTGTGGCCCTCGGCCCGGCAGATTCTGCGTGCGGCAACCGAGGGCGGTGGCCATGCGTTGCGCCAGCCTGGTCTTGGAACACTGGCTCTTGGTGCACCGGCTGATCTGATCCTTGTGGATCTGTCAACACTGGCCTTTCTGCCGCTGAACGACCTGCCACGACAGCTTGTGCATGTGGAACAAGGCACCTCCGTTCGGTTGTCGATGGTTGCTGGTCGCGTTGTTGCTGAGAACGGGCATGTCACCAGCATTGACGAAACAGCCCTTTTGGCCGAGGCGCGGGTGGTCTTTGACGGCATCGCACCCGTGTTGCGCCGCGCCGCAGAAGAGGTGGCCGAGTTGGTGCCCATCTACCGCGCCATGCACGACCGCGCGGCGGCTATCGATTTAGGCTTTTCCCGCAAGCTGAAACAGGAAGTCTGA
- a CDS encoding aspartate/glutamate racemase family protein encodes MTRILALNPNTSPEVTATFISEARRIAPDGVTFEGVTGAFGARIVTSEAENLIAAHAALQLAADHAKGVDGVILAISFDTGLRALSEVLPVPVVGVTEAALAQAGRGPLGVVCFGASSQPLYARLLSGYGRDPIAWEVVEFASREAYLDAKAHDAAVLDAIARLAGRGAKVAVLLGTVVAGMAARLALRAAIPVSDAAAAVPLCMKRIATGETLPERPVPVAGTLGLPASLADLIAGKRT; translated from the coding sequence ATGACCCGGATTCTCGCCCTTAATCCCAATACGTCGCCCGAGGTTACGGCGACTTTTATCTCTGAAGCGCGGCGGATTGCACCGGATGGGGTAACATTTGAGGGCGTTACAGGTGCTTTCGGCGCACGCATTGTCACCAGTGAGGCTGAAAACCTGATCGCCGCCCATGCAGCCCTGCAACTGGCGGCAGACCATGCCAAAGGTGTGGACGGCGTGATCCTTGCGATCTCCTTTGATACCGGGTTGCGCGCTCTGTCCGAAGTGCTGCCTGTGCCTGTGGTCGGGGTGACCGAAGCCGCGTTGGCGCAGGCGGGCAGGGGGCCGCTTGGGGTGGTGTGTTTCGGGGCGTCGAGCCAGCCGCTCTATGCGCGTCTCCTTTCAGGGTACGGGCGCGACCCGATCGCATGGGAGGTTGTCGAATTTGCCTCGCGCGAAGCCTATCTTGACGCAAAGGCGCATGATGCGGCTGTGCTTGACGCGATTGCGCGCCTTGCCGGTCGCGGTGCTAAGGTCGCGGTTCTGTTGGGCACGGTGGTGGCGGGTATGGCTGCGCGCCTTGCTCTGCGCGCAGCGATCCCAGTAAGCGACGCGGCAGCAGCCGTTCCGCTGTGCATGAAACGGATCGCGACAGGTGAGACACTGCCGGAACGCCCGGTGCCGGTGGCGGGGACCTTGGGGCTGCCCGCGTCGCTTGCCGATCTGATTGCGGGCAAGAGGACATGA
- a CDS encoding DeoR/GlpR family DNA-binding transcription regulator — MTDIASTQTVNLRQEQILEILSHEKVVDVVQLSEQLGVSAVTIRSDLDTLDRRMLLRRIRGGATSVQPARFVRPLELSSQNFSAEKERIGAMAARMVRNGETIILDAGTTAQAMALALPEELRDVVVITNSLEIAISLEKHDGVTVMVTGGTIKRTGRNPHSRSLIPPLAGLLLAQVNADCAYLCCAGIDATRGFTNAHFEETEVKQAMLSASRRTVMLGDHGKIGHVAGARIAALHEVSTLVTDSAAPPADVHALESAGLNVILA; from the coding sequence GTGACCGACATTGCGAGTACACAGACTGTCAATTTACGCCAAGAGCAAATTCTTGAGATTCTGTCTCACGAAAAAGTTGTTGACGTCGTGCAGCTTTCTGAGCAGCTGGGCGTTTCAGCAGTCACAATACGCTCGGATCTGGATACGCTGGATCGGCGCATGCTGCTCCGCCGGATTCGTGGCGGAGCTACCTCCGTGCAACCTGCACGTTTCGTGCGCCCTTTGGAATTGTCGAGCCAAAACTTCAGCGCGGAAAAAGAGAGGATCGGCGCGATGGCGGCGCGCATGGTACGCAATGGCGAGACAATTATACTCGACGCCGGGACAACGGCCCAGGCAATGGCTCTGGCCCTGCCGGAGGAACTGCGGGATGTCGTTGTCATTACGAACAGCCTCGAAATCGCGATATCCCTTGAAAAACATGATGGTGTCACGGTTATGGTGACAGGTGGCACCATCAAGCGGACGGGCCGAAATCCACACTCGCGCTCGCTGATTCCGCCGCTTGCCGGACTCCTGCTTGCACAGGTAAACGCGGATTGCGCCTACCTCTGCTGCGCCGGAATTGATGCCACGCGGGGCTTCACAAACGCACATTTCGAGGAGACCGAAGTAAAGCAGGCGATGTTATCGGCCTCTCGCCGCACCGTGATGCTGGGAGATCACGGCAAGATCGGACATGTGGCGGGCGCCCGCATCGCCGCACTGCACGAAGTATCGACGCTGGTAACCGACAGCGCGGCCCCGCCTGCCGACGTGCATGCGCTTGAGTCGGCCGGGCTGAATGTCATACTCGCATGA
- a CDS encoding SIS domain-containing protein: MNFERRVKEIRRESSSDAPGDPERFRRVALTETEMMTQGAAIRATLEANVEPLAAIAKDLAERNIRRVVMVGCGDSWVSGVGVRQTIERYLGAVAEPSEAFDFATYGLDTIDSEAVVIGLSSSGKTEPVIDGLKGAAERGAYTIGLSNTLGSPLMEEFPGALQICATRGGWPTQSSTAAMSLKLALTASVAEAKGQDVSVLRAALEALPDQVDAVAHGFFEPAREAAKRFASADLVLLTGAGPYLAPAEFGSAKLRELAPIHAYAFPLEEYHHYRTQKAGDVMFLVAADQSSHERALETAIMSHASEGICVALLPEGETEISEVADIAWHLPDVAEDTRPIVYSVPLHLFGYHAAMERDAIGLGAPRLGV, encoded by the coding sequence GTGAATTTCGAACGGCGAGTTAAAGAGATCCGTCGGGAGTCTTCCTCTGATGCCCCGGGCGATCCTGAGCGTTTTCGGCGCGTTGCACTGACCGAAACCGAGATGATGACGCAAGGCGCAGCGATCCGAGCGACGCTGGAGGCGAATGTTGAGCCGCTGGCTGCAATCGCAAAGGATCTGGCGGAACGCAATATTCGCCGGGTTGTCATGGTTGGCTGCGGTGACAGTTGGGTTTCTGGAGTGGGCGTTAGACAAACAATTGAGCGCTATCTTGGCGCAGTGGCTGAACCCAGCGAAGCATTTGATTTTGCAACCTATGGACTCGACACCATTGATTCCGAGGCGGTCGTTATTGGCCTCAGCTCGTCCGGTAAAACCGAACCGGTCATTGATGGCTTGAAAGGCGCTGCTGAACGTGGCGCTTACACAATTGGTCTGTCGAATACCCTTGGCTCGCCGCTCATGGAAGAGTTTCCGGGCGCGCTCCAAATCTGTGCCACGCGAGGCGGCTGGCCGACGCAGTCGTCGACCGCGGCGATGAGCCTGAAACTCGCATTGACTGCTTCTGTCGCTGAGGCCAAAGGGCAGGACGTAAGCGTGCTACGGGCGGCGCTGGAGGCGCTCCCCGATCAGGTCGACGCTGTTGCCCATGGTTTTTTTGAGCCTGCGCGCGAGGCGGCGAAGCGTTTTGCTTCGGCGGACCTTGTGTTGTTAACAGGCGCGGGGCCATACTTGGCGCCGGCGGAATTCGGGTCGGCCAAGTTGCGTGAGCTTGCTCCAATTCATGCCTATGCCTTCCCACTGGAAGAATATCATCATTACCGGACGCAGAAGGCGGGCGACGTGATGTTCCTCGTCGCTGCGGACCAATCCAGTCATGAGCGCGCACTTGAGACGGCAATCATGAGCCACGCCAGCGAAGGCATCTGCGTAGCGCTTTTGCCGGAAGGCGAAACCGAGATTTCGGAAGTTGCAGACATCGCCTGGCATCTGCCGGATGTTGCTGAAGATACCCGTCCGATCGTATATAGCGTGCCGCTGCACCTCTTTGGGTATCATGCCGCGATGGAACGGGATGCCATCGGTCTCGGTGCCCCGCGGCTGGGTGTCTGA
- a CDS encoding extracellular solute-binding protein, whose product MNLKRRTVLGGLAATTILHTPTVLRAQSRELVMVGYGNESDAPLIAAGEELGRRNPGVSLRVIGGLSTEALAQIKAARGNSPYDLAVMGSPAIVNALAEDVIVPLDFSNIPNSANVDPRYTPYGYDVGQPIWFEGIGIAYDTSKIENPPTTWEALWSGEYTGRIGMCRPQSNLGLGVLAATCEAFGQPQDNMQFALEKWAELDPLVGRSPPLLQQMIERGEVDLAPLWHVNSALAANSGLPIGYVKIAGPGPLMLPTNIVQFINTAEGTADLVTQFADILLTEEIQKMAGSAPIYFGTVVEGIPVAAEAAPYVPSSPEELDGTTSLEWKSFAPLRGETVETFDRMFAT is encoded by the coding sequence ATGAATTTGAAAAGACGCACGGTTCTGGGTGGCCTCGCTGCCACCACGATACTTCACACACCCACGGTTCTGCGTGCACAGTCGCGCGAACTCGTCATGGTCGGATATGGCAACGAATCGGACGCCCCACTCATTGCTGCAGGCGAAGAGCTCGGGCGCCGCAACCCCGGTGTTTCACTCCGTGTGATCGGCGGGCTTTCGACAGAGGCGCTTGCCCAGATCAAAGCGGCGCGCGGAAATTCGCCCTACGACCTCGCGGTGATGGGCTCGCCTGCGATCGTCAATGCCCTGGCGGAAGACGTGATTGTACCGCTGGATTTTTCCAACATTCCGAACTCCGCAAATGTTGATCCACGCTATACGCCATACGGTTACGACGTGGGTCAACCCATTTGGTTTGAGGGTATCGGCATTGCGTATGATACGTCCAAGATCGAAAACCCGCCAACGACCTGGGAAGCCCTCTGGTCCGGCGAGTACACCGGCAGGATCGGCATGTGCCGTCCGCAATCAAATCTCGGCCTGGGTGTATTGGCGGCAACCTGCGAAGCCTTTGGCCAGCCTCAGGATAACATGCAGTTTGCGCTTGAAAAGTGGGCGGAACTCGATCCGCTCGTTGGCCGCAGCCCGCCGCTTCTCCAGCAGATGATCGAGCGTGGAGAGGTGGATCTTGCCCCCTTGTGGCACGTCAATTCGGCTTTGGCGGCAAACTCAGGGCTTCCGATCGGATACGTAAAGATCGCAGGCCCGGGCCCGTTGATGCTGCCGACAAATATCGTCCAGTTCATCAATACAGCGGAAGGTACCGCAGACCTCGTCACCCAGTTTGCCGATATCCTTCTGACCGAAGAAATCCAGAAAATGGCAGGCAGCGCGCCGATCTACTTTGGGACTGTGGTCGAAGGTATTCCCGTGGCCGCAGAAGCCGCCCCCTACGTGCCCTCCTCACCCGAAGAACTGGACGGCACGACCTCGCTCGAATGGAAGTCCTTTGCTCCGCTACGGGGCGAGACGGTTGAGACGTTTGATCGAATGTTTGCAACATGA
- a CDS encoding ABC transporter permease: MRRLRKTSLGDALGIGLIFVVAVFSLVLLVAPSLIVVIISFDTRAYVSFPPEGFTLKWYGEVFKQGELVEAMLNSLQVGVTVTLLCILLGVPTALACARGRFRGTTALSVFVMVPHMVPGIVLGVAVLFAGALIGVSPSIWLQSISITVFILAVMVRTVQSRLLRLDPALEEAAANLRATPFNSLRTVTFPLLMPAILAGAVFTFVEGFDNLSVAIFTHGFLDRPLPVELLSLVQFTSSPLVAAVSGVQIVLAIVALVIVSMAVGLDKINE, translated from the coding sequence ATGAGGCGTCTGAGAAAGACATCACTCGGCGATGCGCTGGGAATCGGGTTGATCTTCGTCGTGGCCGTTTTCTCCCTGGTGCTGCTCGTAGCGCCGTCGTTGATCGTTGTAATCATCTCATTCGATACGCGCGCCTACGTCAGTTTTCCGCCCGAAGGTTTCACACTCAAATGGTATGGCGAAGTCTTTAAACAGGGTGAGCTTGTCGAAGCAATGCTCAACAGCCTGCAGGTCGGCGTTACGGTGACACTACTTTGCATTTTGCTGGGCGTACCTACCGCACTCGCCTGCGCGCGCGGACGTTTTCGTGGCACAACAGCACTATCGGTGTTTGTCATGGTGCCGCACATGGTCCCCGGGATCGTGCTCGGCGTTGCAGTTCTTTTTGCAGGTGCGCTGATAGGGGTCTCGCCATCGATCTGGCTACAGTCAATTTCAATCACTGTGTTTATTCTTGCCGTTATGGTGCGCACCGTCCAGAGCCGCCTGCTGCGGCTTGACCCTGCGCTTGAAGAGGCGGCCGCCAACCTGCGCGCGACGCCGTTCAACAGCCTGCGTACGGTGACTTTCCCACTTTTGATGCCAGCGATCCTTGCAGGCGCCGTCTTCACTTTCGTTGAAGGCTTCGACAACCTGTCGGTCGCGATTTTCACGCATGGTTTTCTGGACAGGCCACTTCCTGTAGAGCTTTTGTCGCTTGTGCAGTTTACATCGTCGCCGCTTGTTGCTGCTGTATCAGGGGTGCAGATCGTACTTGCCATTGTTGCACTTGTGATCGTCTCAATGGCGGTCGGCCTCGACAAGATAAATGAGTAG
- a CDS encoding carbohydrate kinase family protein, translated as MTPDLVTVGGLTVDNVVSAEGRVALELAGGNGAFSAVGASIWAHRIGLVSAAVESYPKATLAKLESAGVDLAGVSWYSERLTACSWFIYDDAGDRDEGLTSPPEALSAAGFPSDHLTRRQVAQWRLLLAERQNDDEIGYSEFRDLHPLMPVQVPETWVNTKGVHLAPSQPDVMMAMLDRFAAVPIVTADPGWQLAARPLDEIGPILSRLDAFLPSEVELRALVPDAGLADALAKLADRTDGAVAVKLGSMGALVWDRTTKSTVLVPVHKVKTVDPTGAGDGFSGGFLAGLVETSDPIAAARFGAISAARIVGAFGADGALPADREAARNLLNSEEPACL; from the coding sequence ATGACCCCCGATCTGGTTACGGTCGGGGGCTTGACGGTCGACAATGTTGTTTCGGCGGAAGGTCGGGTTGCCTTGGAACTGGCAGGCGGAAACGGGGCTTTTTCAGCTGTCGGCGCATCAATCTGGGCTCACAGGATCGGTCTTGTAAGCGCTGCAGTCGAAAGTTATCCAAAGGCGACACTTGCCAAACTGGAGTCGGCGGGCGTCGATCTGGCGGGTGTCTCCTGGTATTCCGAACGTCTCACTGCGTGCAGTTGGTTCATATACGATGATGCCGGTGACCGCGATGAGGGCCTGACGAGCCCGCCTGAGGCTCTTTCTGCTGCGGGATTTCCCAGTGACCACCTTACGCGTCGGCAGGTTGCTCAATGGCGGTTGTTACTCGCGGAACGACAGAATGACGACGAGATCGGCTATTCGGAGTTCCGCGATCTGCATCCCCTCATGCCCGTACAGGTGCCGGAGACATGGGTGAACACCAAAGGTGTTCACCTTGCGCCGAGTCAGCCGGACGTCATGATGGCCATGCTCGACCGGTTCGCTGCGGTGCCGATTGTCACTGCTGATCCGGGATGGCAACTCGCAGCCCGCCCACTGGATGAGATCGGTCCGATCCTGTCACGGCTGGATGCTTTTTTACCGAGCGAGGTCGAATTGCGCGCGCTTGTCCCCGATGCAGGCCTGGCGGATGCGCTGGCCAAACTTGCGGACCGCACAGATGGCGCTGTGGCAGTGAAGCTTGGCTCAATGGGCGCTCTGGTATGGGACCGGACGACTAAATCCACGGTGCTGGTCCCGGTGCATAAAGTTAAAACGGTTGATCCAACCGGTGCGGGTGATGGATTTTCAGGCGGCTTTCTGGCGGGACTGGTTGAGACCAGCGACCCGATTGCCGCGGCCCGTTTCGGCGCAATTTCAGCGGCGCGCATTGTTGGTGCTTTTGGGGCGGATGGTGCGCTGCCGGCTGACCGGGAGGCGGCACGTAATTTGCTCAACTCTGAGGAGCCAGCATGTCTCTGA
- a CDS encoding ABC transporter ATP-binding protein produces the protein MKHGATGPSTKVAATASVLSIEAVSKRFGATKVLQECSLDIDEGEIVTLLGPSGCGKTTLLRCIAGFWDADGGSIGIDGEDMADVPVNRRPVGVVFQSYALFPHMTVAQNVGYALRMNGTPKASAKEKVLAALATVSLTGFENRYPAQLSGGQQQRVAIARVLVMEPRVLLLDEPFNALDAKLRGSMQIELRQLIKTLGLTSIFVTHDQEEALTMSDRIAVMRAGQIEQVDSPDEIFDRPATAYVADFIGISNFWDAQSNAGQVILPDGQSVVSDIEGPVQVMARPHNLRLAPPDAGDWTGTITFHRNVGPLIEYYVQTSTGETLRIATMRQERGRPIADHANVSIKVIEPADCAIYPRS, from the coding sequence ATGAAGCACGGGGCCACGGGTCCCTCGACGAAAGTTGCCGCCACGGCCTCTGTGCTCAGCATCGAGGCCGTGAGCAAGCGTTTCGGTGCAACAAAAGTGCTGCAGGAATGCTCCCTGGACATTGATGAGGGAGAAATCGTTACGCTCCTCGGGCCATCTGGTTGCGGCAAAACCACTCTGCTTCGCTGTATCGCTGGGTTCTGGGACGCCGATGGCGGCTCCATCGGGATTGACGGCGAAGATATGGCGGACGTGCCGGTGAACCGCCGCCCCGTCGGTGTCGTTTTTCAAAGCTATGCCCTTTTTCCACACATGACGGTCGCGCAGAATGTAGGATATGCGCTCAGGATGAATGGCACACCAAAGGCGAGCGCCAAGGAAAAGGTCCTGGCGGCACTGGCCACCGTTTCTCTCACCGGTTTTGAAAATCGCTATCCAGCGCAGCTCTCGGGCGGCCAGCAACAGCGTGTCGCCATAGCCCGGGTTCTAGTGATGGAGCCCAGAGTGCTTTTACTCGATGAGCCTTTCAATGCGCTTGACGCAAAACTGCGCGGATCAATGCAGATTGAACTGCGCCAACTGATCAAAACGCTTGGCCTGACCTCGATCTTTGTCACCCATGATCAGGAAGAGGCGCTGACCATGAGCGACCGGATTGCCGTCATGCGCGCTGGCCAGATTGAACAGGTAGACAGTCCGGACGAGATTTTTGATCGCCCGGCAACCGCATACGTTGCGGATTTCATCGGCATTTCAAATTTTTGGGATGCTCAATCGAACGCCGGACAAGTGATTTTGCCCGACGGGCAGTCGGTCGTTTCGGACATCGAAGGACCCGTACAGGTCATGGCGCGACCTCACAACTTGCGCCTTGCGCCGCCGGATGCAGGCGACTGGACTGGCACGATTACGTTTCATCGCAATGTCGGTCCTTTGATTGAATACTACGTCCAAACGTCAACAGGCGAAACGCTGCGCATCGCGACGATGCGTCAAGAGCGCGGCCGGCCCATCGCCGACCATGCAAACGTCAGCATTAAAGTGATCGAGCCGGCCGATTGCGCGATCTATCCGCGCTCATGA
- a CDS encoding ABC transporter permease — MTDARVTQNYAAPRFGERLADALLSGRGIWPAVPAIAVLMIVAVIPFIILLSLGFSDIEISRGDIVSQTFSLVHLSNALSDPLYWITFQRSLSLALTTTALCLLFGYPVAYLFLSGGKWTKRVILILTIAPLLTSGIVRTYAWLVILGGRGVVNQTLIGLGLIDQPLRIMNTHWAVLIGMVQIHLPVMILPLIAVMSRHDRAIVEAAENLGASRLATLRTVILPLSVPGVGTGAALVFTLSYTTFVVPQLLGGGNYLNAATMIYEQVVFSLEWSKGSVSSLLLMVTCLIVLLSIALVTNHYTRWTKGRDT; from the coding sequence ATGACCGATGCGAGGGTGACCCAAAATTACGCGGCACCACGTTTCGGTGAACGACTGGCAGATGCACTTTTGTCAGGCCGTGGGATATGGCCTGCCGTTCCCGCGATTGCCGTGCTTATGATCGTCGCGGTGATCCCTTTTATTATTCTGTTATCGCTCGGTTTTTCGGACATCGAGATTTCACGTGGCGACATCGTGAGCCAGACTTTCTCACTGGTCCATCTCTCAAACGCGCTCAGTGACCCGCTTTACTGGATCACCTTCCAGCGCTCGCTCAGCCTCGCCCTGACCACAACCGCGCTTTGCCTCCTCTTCGGTTATCCTGTGGCTTATCTTTTCCTGTCCGGGGGAAAGTGGACAAAACGGGTGATCCTCATTCTGACGATCGCACCGCTTCTGACGAGCGGCATTGTGCGCACCTATGCGTGGCTGGTCATCCTCGGGGGTCGCGGCGTTGTCAACCAGACGCTTATAGGGCTTGGCCTGATCGACCAACCACTTCGTATCATGAACACGCATTGGGCGGTTCTGATCGGCATGGTGCAGATCCATTTGCCCGTCATGATCCTGCCGCTGATCGCGGTAATGAGCAGGCACGACCGCGCAATCGTGGAGGCGGCCGAAAACCTTGGTGCCTCACGTCTTGCGACGCTGCGAACGGTCATCTTGCCGCTCAGTGTTCCAGGCGTTGGCACGGGGGCTGCACTTGTCTTTACGCTCAGCTATACAACTTTTGTTGTCCCGCAGCTGCTCGGTGGAGGCAACTATCTCAATGCGGCAACCATGATTTACGAGCAGGTCGTCTTTTCACTGGAGTGGTCCAAGGGGTCCGTCAGTTCCCTGCTTCTGATGGTAACTTGCCTGATTGTTCTGTTGTCTATCGCGCTCGTGACGAACCATTATACACGCTGGACGAAGGGACGCGATACATGA